In Candidatus Binatia bacterium, the sequence GCCTCGAGGCAGGCAATGCCCTGCTCTTCCAACTTGCGGCGGAGCGGCGGAACATCCGCAGGCACCGTCACGTACACCGTCGCCACGGGCTCCCCGCTCAAAGAACGGAACGCGCTATCTTCGACCCGCAGGCTGCTTGCCACCGTGTGCAGTCGTGCCACGTCCCGCTGGCGCACAAAGAAATGCGGGCGGGTGCGGTCATCAATGACCAGACATGGCTCCCCCGACTCGAGCACCCCGTAGAGGTGCACTTCGGGAAGGCCCCGCACCACCCGGTAGGTGGGCGTCAGGATGAAGCCACGCATCAACAGTATTATAGGGTGCAAGCGTGCAAGGGTGCCAGGGTTCAAGGGGATGAGGAAAACCTCGAACCCTAGAACCCTCGAACCCTAGATCCCTTGATCCCTGGAACCCTTTCCAGGTCAGATGAAATCCGCCAGCGGCGCGAGCCGTTCCACCCACTCGTCCGGCAGCAGGCTGATCGTGCCGCCGAACTGTTTGCAGTACATGACGATCTTGGCGGTTTCTTCCAGCATCATGGCACGTGTCACCGCCTTGCGGAGATCCGCTCCCACCGTCATCAAGCCATGATTCTGTAATATCGCGCCGCGACTTTTCTGCAGCGCTGCGGCGACCGCGTCTGCCAGCTCCTTGGAGCCCGGCATGAACCACGGCACGGTGACGGTATCGCGCAAAAACACGGCGTCGGTGTTGATGGGCGGAAAGGCCTGGTTGCAGATGCCGAAGGCGGTGGCGATGGGCGCATGCGTGTGCACGGCACCGGTGGTGCCGGGGCGGACTCTGTACGCCGCCGCATGCATTTGGTGCTCCACCGACGGCATCCGCGTCCCTTCGATCACCGTGCCGTCGGGCTGAATGTGCACCAGATCCGCTTCGACCAGCCCGCCCTTGTACATCTGGCTGGGCGTGATCCACAGCGTCTCGCCGTCGCTGCCCAAGGCGCTGATGTTGCCGCCGGTAGCGGTCAACAAGCCCATTGAAAACAGCTCGTTGGTGATCTGGATGATCTGCTCCTTCGCTTCCGCATCAGTCAGCATACAAGCCTCCCGCTCCGTGCACGGCACCATCCTCGGAGTCCCGCGTCAGGTCAAGCCGACGCGCGCTGCGCTCAGAAGCCGATGGCACAGCCGTCTTTACGGCGGTCGGACCCGCCCCAGAAGCTGC encodes:
- a CDS encoding class II aldolase/adducin family protein; the protein is MLTDAEAKEQIIQITNELFSMGLLTATGGNISALGSDGETLWITPSQMYKGGLVEADLVHIQPDGTVIEGTRMPSVEHQMHAAAYRVRPGTTGAVHTHAPIATAFGICNQAFPPINTDAVFLRDTVTVPWFMPGSKELADAVAAALQKSRGAILQNHGLMTVGADLRKAVTRAMMLEETAKIVMYCKQFGGTISLLPDEWVERLAPLADFI
- a CDS encoding DNA polymerase II, whose translation is MRGFILTPTYRVVRGLPEVHLYGVLESGEPCLVIDDRTRPHFFVRQRDVARLHTVASSLRVEDSAFRSLSGEPVATVYVTVPADVPPLRRKLEEQGIACLEADLRFAYRYLIDRGIRGAFELDGAGETRPRLGRVYRNPNLRPARWVPRLKVLSIDI